A genomic region of Candidatus Aramenus sp. CH1 contains the following coding sequences:
- a CDS encoding sulfite exporter TauE/SafE family protein, with amino-acid sequence MLLSIEFFILIILISALSGVLGALTGLGGATFLVPIYSLYLGIPIVYASGASLISTIATSSGAASAYIKDRITNVRIGMGLEIATTTGSIVGALTVAFIYSHHLEYIIYIVFGAVLLSQVYVQLQRSKFELPRGFKPDWTTRVFQLYGKYYDIVLGQEVEYFGVRWWLGEIIMFFAGYISGLLGIGSGALKVLGMDWAMNLPMKVSTTTSNFMIGVTAATGSSIYWIFGYIQPFLAAGTAIGVLIGAFIGTKILVRVRNKTIRYVFTLILVFLGIQMILRGLGYGF; translated from the coding sequence TTTTATACTAATAATACTAATAAGTGCGTTAAGTGGGGTTCTAGGTGCCTTAACGGGTTTGGGGGGCGCCACTTTCCTTGTACCCATCTACTCACTCTACTTGGGGATCCCCATAGTGTACGCCTCGGGCGCGAGCCTGATCTCCACTATAGCCACATCTAGCGGAGCCGCAAGCGCCTACATAAAGGACAGGATAACCAACGTCAGGATAGGCATGGGGCTAGAGATAGCGACTACTACAGGGTCAATTGTTGGCGCGCTTACAGTAGCCTTCATTTACTCACACCACCTTGAGTATATCATCTACATAGTTTTTGGAGCAGTCCTCCTGTCCCAAGTCTACGTGCAGCTCCAAAGGTCCAAGTTCGAGCTACCCAGAGGATTCAAGCCGGATTGGACGACAAGGGTCTTCCAGCTCTACGGCAAGTACTACGACATAGTCCTTGGTCAAGAGGTCGAGTATTTTGGGGTGAGGTGGTGGCTCGGGGAGATAATCATGTTCTTTGCTGGATACATCTCGGGCCTCCTTGGTATAGGGTCTGGGGCATTAAAGGTCTTAGGCATGGACTGGGCGATGAACCTGCCAATGAAGGTAAGCACCACCACCAGTAACTTCATGATAGGTGTTACTGCGGCTACGGGAAGTTCCATATACTGGATCTTCGGGTACATCCAGCCGTTCCTGGCTGCGGGCACTGCAATAGGGGTGTTAATAGGGGCCTTTATTGGCACCAAGATCTTGGTGAGGGTGAGGAACAAAACCATTAGGTACGTGTTCACTCTCATATTGGTCTTCTTGGGAATCCAGATGATTCTCAGGGGGTTAGGCTATGGATTTTAA
- a CDS encoding DUF1634 domain-containing protein, which yields MDFNDLIGNALRIGVIISSAFIILGSVLLFVMGHSNSYTLSQISSPESVVNTSEFPPTQVIKGVEDLQPLDVIFLGLMILIATPVIRVALGIAQFASERNKLYTVITAIVFFNLMFAIFILPLLIGK from the coding sequence ATGGATTTTAACGACTTAATTGGTAACGCCTTAAGGATAGGAGTGATAATTAGTAGCGCGTTCATTATATTGGGTTCGGTGTTGCTCTTTGTCATGGGCCACTCCAACAGTTACACGCTCTCCCAGATATCGTCTCCTGAGTCCGTAGTCAACACGTCCGAGTTTCCACCAACCCAAGTTATCAAGGGGGTAGAAGACCTCCAGCCCCTGGACGTAATTTTCCTAGGCCTAATGATCTTGATAGCAACCCCAGTAATCAGAGTGGCCTTAGGGATAGCTCAGTTTGCGTCTGAGAGGAACAAGCTCTACACTGTCATTACGGCAATAGTGTTCTTCAACTTGATGTTTGCCATATTCATTTTACCACTCCTTATAGGGAAGTGA
- a CDS encoding sugar porter family MFS transporter: MSQSALQTILDQIDTRKVTRFYWIITVLAAIGGFLFGYDTAVIAVASVFAPYHLTGFAYGYEIASTSLGAAIGAIIAYFYTDKYGRKSLLIADAGIYTAAAILAALSINGVMLLVMRTVIGIAIGADSAVATAYITEYAPKNRRGALAIMQQWMITIGILGSYMVGSAILLIVPSLAFTVDWRLMLGLAAVPSIIGLVFRFMMPESPRWLLVSGQTGRLKKDLSRFGVTVDDSLLQRAFQEARAEVSTKLDTPTKRALLVVGLWIVFQQITGINVPFYYGPTIILNLHLFGSSSSPVYSEIDSVLAASILAVINVIATYIAFSYIDRIGRRNLGLSAFAGMFLFDLLGGILVMKGILIGALIAFAGFIIFFAYGVGGTGWLIQAEFFKTEVRGRMAAIIALIDWLANFAIIEVFPVMLSSIGLAGSMFVFTALDAIALVIVYLLLPETKGLSLEQVVKMFNDTPLLSLRKGRQVVLKRQEAETR, from the coding sequence GTGTCGCAGTCCGCCCTTCAAACCATCCTAGACCAAATAGACACTAGGAAGGTAACAAGGTTCTACTGGATAATTACTGTCCTGGCGGCAATAGGTGGGTTCCTGTTCGGCTACGACACCGCGGTAATCGCGGTAGCCTCAGTGTTCGCCCCTTACCATCTGACGGGCTTTGCCTACGGCTACGAGATAGCCAGCACCTCACTAGGAGCGGCAATAGGTGCCATTATAGCTTATTTCTACACAGACAAGTACGGCAGGAAGTCGCTTCTGATAGCTGACGCGGGGATATACACGGCAGCAGCTATCTTGGCTGCCCTATCCATTAACGGCGTTATGCTCTTAGTAATGAGGACCGTAATAGGTATCGCGATCGGAGCAGACTCGGCAGTTGCCACTGCCTACATCACAGAGTACGCACCAAAGAACAGGAGAGGAGCCTTAGCTATAATGCAGCAGTGGATGATCACTATAGGCATCCTCGGCTCGTACATGGTGGGATCTGCAATCCTACTTATTGTCCCATCGTTGGCTTTCACCGTGGACTGGAGGCTCATGCTAGGCCTCGCTGCAGTCCCGTCAATAATAGGCTTGGTCTTCAGGTTCATGATGCCCGAGTCCCCAAGGTGGCTACTAGTCTCTGGTCAGACGGGGAGGCTCAAGAAGGATCTGAGCAGGTTTGGCGTCACGGTGGACGACTCACTCTTACAAAGGGCATTCCAAGAGGCTAGAGCTGAGGTATCTACGAAGTTGGACACTCCCACAAAGAGGGCGTTACTCGTGGTAGGGCTCTGGATAGTCTTCCAGCAGATCACAGGGATAAACGTGCCTTTCTACTACGGTCCAACTATTATCCTAAACCTCCACTTGTTCGGTAGTTCCTCTAGCCCAGTGTATAGCGAGATAGACTCGGTGTTGGCGGCGTCTATCCTTGCCGTGATTAACGTAATAGCGACTTACATAGCCTTTAGCTACATTGATAGGATAGGCAGGAGGAACCTAGGACTCTCTGCATTCGCGGGGATGTTCCTCTTCGACCTGCTAGGAGGAATACTAGTGATGAAGGGAATACTTATAGGCGCGTTAATAGCCTTCGCAGGTTTCATAATATTCTTCGCGTATGGAGTTGGAGGTACTGGTTGGCTGATACAGGCCGAGTTCTTCAAGACTGAAGTAAGGGGTAGGATGGCGGCGATCATAGCGTTAATCGATTGGCTAGCCAACTTCGCAATTATAGAGGTATTCCCAGTCATGTTGTCAAGCATTGGACTAGCTGGTTCAATGTTCGTGTTTACGGCGCTTGACGCCATAGCTCTAGTGATTGTCTACTTACTATTGCCGGAGACCAAGGGCTTGTCCCTAGAACAAGTTGTCAAGATGTTTAACGACACCCCTCTCCTAAGCCTCAGGAAGGGTAGGCAAGTAGTCTTGAAGAGACAAGAGGCGGAGACAAGGTAA